One window of the Hippoglossus hippoglossus isolate fHipHip1 chromosome 9, fHipHip1.pri, whole genome shotgun sequence genome contains the following:
- the nfu1 gene encoding NFU1 iron-sulfur cluster scaffold homolog, mitochondrial → MATYRQVGRLLGISARLTRPLAVCGHQSAGLHWPSHNTGVWKIWPQNPHFVVPGRTMFVQTQDTPNPNSVKFLPGRTVLESGTMNFDGPRDAHCSPLARQLFRIDGVKSVFLGSDFITITRSDANMEWKVIKPDVFAAIMDFFTTGLPVVNEDSEPNADTAPSDDDDEVVAMIKELLDTRIRPTVQEDGGDVLYRGFEDGVVKLKLQGACTSCPSSMVTLKSGIQNMLQFYVPEVESVEQVKEEEEEMNAQV, encoded by the exons TCTTGCTGTCTGTGGACATCAGAGCGCTGGACTACACTGGCCTTCACACAACACAGGAGTCTGGAAGATATGGCCACAAAACCCCCACTTTGTTGTTCCAG GGAGGACCATGTTTGTGCAGACACAGGATACACCAAATCCTAACAGCGTAAAGTTTCTCCCAGGTCGCACAGTTCTTGAATCAGGAACTATGAATTTTGACGGCCCTCGTGACGCGCACTGCTCACCATTAGCCAG ACAGCTGTTTAGGATTGATGGAGTCAAGAGTGTCTTCCTGGGCAGCGACTTTATCACCATAACAAGA tCTGATGCAAATATGGAATGGAAAGTAATCAAACCTGATGTATTTGCTGCCATTATGGACTTTTTCACCACTGGGCTTCCTGTTGTCAATGAGGACAGTGAACCAAATGCAGATACTG CTCcatcagatgatgatgatgaagtcGTGGCTATGATCAAAGAACTGCTGGATACTCGAATAAG GCCGACAGTGCAGGAGGATGGAGGTGACGTCCTGTATCGGGGATTTGAAGATGGCGTCGTTAAGCTGAAGTTGCAGGGCGCCTGCACTAGTTGTCCCAGTTCCATGGTTACTTTGAAGAGTGGAATCCAAAACATGCTGCAGTTTTACGTTCCTGAAGTTGAATCAGTGGAGCAG gtgaaggaagaggaagaggagatgaacGCTCAAGTTTGA
- the LOC117768047 gene encoding usherin-like, whose translation MAAIALLLLAVVLGVILHKALNKPPFPRERPPLVALPMQKRNPMAVYPASNSVLFDTMPDRTGFSNSVTLKGFTMKMEEMLEAKCEPSDDAPPQGELEILSVNSLRRSVSQVMDGKSLTDDGTWDPNISGHDSGMFMEDEEFVDTVKGFSTVRKEHTMFTDTNL comes from the exons ATGGCAGCCATCGCCCTCCTGCTGCTGGCCGTCGTGTTGGGTGTCATTCTTCATAAG GCCCTAAACAAACCCCCCTTCCCGCGAGAGAGACCCCCTCTGGTGGCCCTGCCCATGCAGAAGAGGAACCCCATGGCTGTTTACCCAGCCAGCAATTCTGTCTTG TTCGACACCATGCCTGACAGAACAGGCTTCTCCAACAGTGTCACACTCAAGGGCTTCACCATGAAGATGGAG GAAATGTTGGAGGCTAAGTGTGAGCCCTCTGACGACGCTCCTCCTCAGGGCGAGCTCGAGATCCTCAGCGTGAACTCTCTGAGACGCAGCGTCAGCCAGGTGATGGACGGCAAGTCGCTCACAGACGATGGAACGTGGGACCCAAACATCTCAGGCCATGACAGTGGGATG TTTATGGAAGATGAGGAGTTTGTCGACACCGTCAAAGGCTTCAGCACCGTGAGGAAGGAGCACACCATGTTCACTGACACCAACCTGTGA
- the LOC117768048 gene encoding NFU1 iron-sulfur cluster scaffold homolog, mitochondrial-like, translated as MEWKVIKPDVFAAIMDFFTTGLPVVNEDSEPNADTAPSDDDDEVVAMIKELLDTRIRPTVQEDGGDVLYRGFEDGVVKLKLQGACTSCPSSMVTLKSGIQNMLQFYIPEVESVEQVKEEEEEMNAQV; from the exons ATGGAATGGAAAGTAATCAAACCTGATGTATTTGCTGCCATTATGGACTTTTTCACCACTGGGCTTCCTGTTGTCAATGAGGACAGTGAACCAAACGCAGATACTG CTCcatcagatgatgatgatgaagtcGTGGCTATGATCAAAGAACTGCTGGATACTCGAATAAG GCCGACAGTGCAGGAGGATGGAGGTGACGTCCTGTATCGGGGATTTGAAGATGGCGTCGTTAAGCTGAAGTTGCAGGGCGCCTGCACTAGTTGTCCCAGTTCCATGGTTACTTTGAAGAGTGGAATCCAAAACATGCTGCAGTTTTACATTCCTGAAGTTGAATCAGTGGAGCAG gtgaaagaagaggaagaggagatgaacGCTCAAGTTTGA